A window of the Deinococcus gobiensis I-0 genome harbors these coding sequences:
- the acpP gene encoding acyl carrier protein, producing the protein MATFDDVKEVIVEKLGVDADKVVPEARFVEDLGADSLETVELIMGLEDKFGVTIPDEEAEGIRTVQAAIDYIESKQ; encoded by the coding sequence ATGGCAACTTTTGACGACGTGAAAGAAGTGATTGTGGAAAAGCTGGGTGTGGACGCGGACAAGGTGGTCCCCGAGGCCCGTTTCGTCGAGGACCTGGGCGCCGACAGCCTGGAGACCGTCGAGCTGATCATGGGTCTGGAAGACAAGTTCGGCGTGACCATTCCCGACGAGGAAGCCGAAGGCATCCGCACCGTGCAGGCGGCCATCGACTACATCGAAAGCAAGCAGTAA
- the fabG gene encoding 3-oxoacyl-[acyl-carrier-protein] reductase, which yields MTDSQDTAAPATTPRKVALVTGSSRGLGRAIALRLAADGFDVAVHYGRGAEEAGRVADEARRHGARAEVFGADLSVPANAGKLVEDVLAAFGRLDVLVNNAGVTRDGLAVRMKDEDWDAVIQTNLSSAFAACRAALKHMMRARTGRIVNVASVVGLTGNPGQANYVASKAGLIGLTKALAKEYGGRGVTVNAVAPGFIESDMTATLPEGVQKGYLANIPLARFGQPEEVAAVVAFLASEGAAYVTGQTIGVDGGLNPH from the coding sequence ATGACCGATTCCCAAGACACGGCCGCTCCGGCCACCACTCCCCGCAAAGTCGCCCTGGTCACCGGCAGCAGCCGGGGCCTGGGCCGCGCCATCGCCCTGCGCCTCGCCGCCGACGGCTTCGACGTGGCCGTACATTACGGCCGGGGTGCCGAGGAGGCCGGGCGCGTGGCCGACGAGGCCCGGCGCCACGGCGCGCGCGCCGAGGTGTTCGGCGCCGACCTCTCGGTGCCCGCGAACGCCGGCAAGCTGGTCGAGGACGTGCTGGCCGCGTTCGGCCGCCTCGACGTGCTGGTGAACAATGCCGGCGTGACCCGCGACGGCCTCGCCGTGCGCATGAAGGACGAGGACTGGGACGCGGTCATCCAGACCAACCTGTCGAGCGCCTTCGCCGCCTGCCGCGCGGCCCTCAAGCACATGATGCGGGCGCGCACCGGGCGCATCGTCAACGTGGCCTCGGTGGTGGGCCTGACCGGCAATCCGGGGCAGGCCAACTACGTCGCCAGCAAGGCGGGCCTCATCGGGCTGACCAAGGCGCTCGCCAAGGAGTACGGCGGCCGGGGCGTCACCGTGAACGCGGTCGCGCCGGGCTTCATCGAGTCGGACATGACGGCCACGCTGCCCGAGGGCGTGCAGAAGGGCTACCTGGCGAACATCCCGCTGGCGCGCTTCGGGCAGCCCGAAGAGGTCGCGGCGGTCGTGGCCTTCCTCGCCAGCGAGGGCGCGGCCTACGTGACCGGCCAGACCATCGGCGTGGACGGCGGCCTGAACCCGCACTGA
- the fabD gene encoding ACP S-malonyltransferase gives MKIAALFPGQGSHAVGMGADLAAAFPEAGAVYAQAETTLPGLRALIETGPLEDLTLTANQQPALVAASVAAYRAWQAHTGLRPDYAAGHSLGEYSALVAAGVLDLGTALRLTRLRGELMQAAVPVGAGAMSAVMGDPAAVREVCAAIQAAGQGAVQPANFNAPTQTVISGDKAAVEAAGAELKARGLKAIPLKVSAPFHCALMEGAAEGLTPALEATTYGPYAFPVVANVTAEAGADPARTAELLRAQITGSVRWVESVQALAAQGVDTFIEFGPGTVLTGLVKRILPDARTLNVGTAQQVRDFAL, from the coding sequence ATGAAGATCGCCGCTCTTTTTCCCGGCCAGGGGTCGCACGCCGTGGGCATGGGCGCGGACCTCGCCGCCGCCTTTCCCGAAGCCGGCGCCGTCTACGCCCAGGCCGAGACCACGCTGCCGGGCCTGCGCGCCCTGATCGAGACCGGTCCTCTGGAGGACCTGACCCTGACCGCCAACCAGCAGCCCGCCCTGGTGGCGGCGTCGGTGGCGGCCTACCGCGCGTGGCAGGCGCACACCGGCCTTCGTCCCGACTACGCCGCCGGGCACTCGCTCGGCGAGTATTCGGCGCTGGTGGCGGCGGGCGTGCTGGACCTGGGGACCGCGCTGCGCCTCACGCGCCTGCGCGGCGAACTCATGCAGGCGGCCGTGCCGGTGGGTGCCGGGGCCATGAGCGCCGTGATGGGCGACCCGGCGGCCGTGCGCGAGGTCTGCGCGGCGATCCAGGCCGCCGGTCAGGGGGCCGTACAGCCGGCCAACTTCAACGCGCCGACCCAGACCGTCATCTCGGGCGACAAGGCGGCGGTGGAAGCGGCGGGCGCCGAACTCAAGGCGCGTGGGCTCAAGGCCATTCCCCTGAAGGTCAGCGCGCCCTTCCACTGCGCGCTGATGGAGGGCGCGGCCGAGGGCCTGACCCCCGCGCTGGAGGCCACCACCTACGGCCCCTACGCCTTCCCGGTCGTGGCGAACGTGACGGCCGAGGCAGGGGCCGACCCGGCGCGCACGGCCGAACTGCTGCGCGCCCAGATCACGGGCAGCGTGCGCTGGGTCGAGTCGGTGCAGGCGCTCGCCGCCCAGGGCGTGGACACGTTCATCGAATTCGGCCCCGGCACGGTCCTGACCGGCCTCGTCAAGCGCATCCTGCCGGACGCCCGCACGCTGAACGTGGGCACGGCGCAGCAGGTCCGCGACTTCGCGCTCTGA